One stretch of Actinacidiphila sp. DG2A-62 DNA includes these proteins:
- a CDS encoding MIP/aquaporin family protein, giving the protein MAERERDAASGSGLIGELSAEFAGTMILLLFGIGVVAQVVAGGGLTDPAGGLGNHDSISWAWGLGVTLGVYVAARLSGAHLNPAVTLALAAFKGFSWKKVAPYMIAQTLGAFVAALIVRWNYTEVLGHFDPGHTIKTQTVFSTLPGNGNPAAGVHEWGAFRDQVIGTAILLILILAVTDALNTPPGANLGPFIVGLIVVAIGMAFGTDAGYAINPARDFGPRLASYITGYHTAWRDQWGNLYFWVPIVAPLVGGLIGGVFYKFFVSRFLPGAEPEPPGRAPASQPQV; this is encoded by the coding sequence ATGGCGGAACGCGAACGCGATGCGGCATCGGGATCTGGGCTGATCGGCGAACTCTCAGCGGAGTTCGCCGGCACGATGATCCTCCTTCTTTTCGGTATCGGCGTCGTGGCCCAGGTGGTGGCCGGCGGCGGACTGACCGATCCGGCCGGCGGGCTGGGCAACCACGACAGCATCTCCTGGGCCTGGGGCCTGGGCGTGACCCTCGGCGTGTACGTGGCCGCGCGGCTCAGCGGCGCGCACCTCAACCCGGCGGTGACCCTGGCGCTGGCGGCCTTCAAGGGGTTCTCCTGGAAGAAGGTCGCGCCGTACATGATCGCGCAGACGCTCGGCGCGTTCGTCGCGGCGCTGATCGTGCGGTGGAACTACACCGAGGTGCTGGGGCACTTCGACCCCGGTCACACCATCAAGACGCAGACCGTGTTCTCCACGCTGCCCGGCAACGGCAACCCGGCGGCCGGCGTGCACGAGTGGGGCGCCTTCCGCGACCAGGTGATCGGCACCGCCATCCTGCTGATCCTGATCCTGGCCGTGACGGACGCGCTCAACACCCCGCCGGGGGCGAACCTGGGCCCGTTCATCGTCGGTCTGATCGTGGTCGCGATCGGCATGGCGTTCGGCACCGACGCCGGGTACGCGATCAACCCGGCGCGTGACTTCGGGCCGCGGCTGGCGAGCTACATCACCGGCTACCACACGGCCTGGCGAGATCAATGGGGCAACCTCTACTTCTGGGTGCCGATCGTGGCGCCGCTGGTCGGCGGTCTGATCGGCGGGGTGTTCTACAAGTTCTTCGTCTCCAGGTTCCTGCCCGGCGCCGAGCCCGAGCCCCCCGGGCGCGCCCCGGCCTCGCAGCCGCAGGTCTGA
- a CDS encoding ferritin-like domain-containing protein translates to MLSARSLFTEILDDDESFRLFCSIAASGEAQGGWENGRIAALVPDSQRDLAPKIARHGADEDKHGRIFAALIRKRGLTPVPVPGDTDYTMLLERCGIGLAHVRLRRDEPLTETDIVTYLAHSRVTEQRASEQMALLLKHFGAHPEVGRAVRAISRDEDNHLAYCHEELLRLAGEGHARTIRRVLRESALAEIRIYRDVSLAVMAHMGRVLHWPAAKSAVLRAGIQGVYLYERLGGWRRMVRLRMPEPELRNALGGPAPAPAVAPVASEG, encoded by the coding sequence ATGCTCTCGGCGCGCAGCCTGTTCACGGAAATCCTCGACGACGACGAGTCCTTCCGGCTGTTCTGCTCCATCGCCGCCAGCGGCGAGGCGCAGGGCGGCTGGGAGAACGGCAGGATCGCCGCGCTCGTCCCCGACTCCCAGCGCGACCTGGCGCCGAAGATCGCCCGGCACGGCGCCGACGAGGACAAGCACGGCCGGATCTTCGCCGCGCTGATCCGCAAGCGGGGCCTGACCCCCGTCCCGGTGCCCGGCGACACCGACTACACGATGCTGCTGGAGCGCTGCGGCATCGGTCTCGCGCACGTCCGGCTGCGCCGCGACGAGCCCCTGACCGAAACGGACATCGTCACCTACCTGGCCCACAGCAGGGTCACCGAACAGCGCGCCTCGGAGCAGATGGCGCTGCTGCTCAAGCACTTCGGCGCGCACCCCGAGGTGGGCCGCGCGGTGCGGGCGATCTCCCGCGACGAGGACAACCACCTGGCGTACTGCCACGAGGAACTGCTGCGGCTGGCCGGCGAGGGGCACGCGCGGACGATCCGGCGCGTCCTGCGCGAGAGCGCGCTCGCCGAGATCAGGATCTACCGCGACGTCAGCCTCGCGGTGATGGCGCACATGGGCCGGGTGCTGCACTGGCCGGCCGCCAAGTCGGCGGTGCTGCGGGCCGGCATCCAGGGCGTGTACCTCTACGAGCGGCTCGGCGGCTGGCGGCGGATGGTCCGGCTGCGGATGCCCGAGCCGGAGCTCAGGAACGCGCTGGGCGGCCCGGCGCCGGCGCCCGCGGTCGCGCCCGTCGCGTCCGAGGGCTGA
- the pntB gene encoding Re/Si-specific NAD(P)(+) transhydrogenase subunit beta, whose product MKASTGIQAADVVAALLFIMSLAGLSQHRTSRSGILFGTAGMAIALVATFGFTADDISGWGIALLILAMAIGAAVGLWRARVVEMTGMPELIAMLHSFVGLAAVLVGWSSYQEVEAKGAAQTAIAHDLLRIHHAEVFIGIFIGAVTFTGSVVAFLKLSARIKSRPLTLPGKNALNLGALVAFAALTVWFAVHPGRGLLIAVTVLALALGWHLVVSIGGGDMPVVVSMLNSYSGWAAAAAGFLLNNNLLIVTGALVGSSGAYLSYIMCKAMNRSFLSVIAGGFGIEAAASSGEEAGEHRETTAEEAAELLASAGSVIITPGYGMAVAQAQHPVAELTRALRERGVEVRFGVHPVAGRLPGHMNVLLAEARVPYDVVLEMDEINDDFASTGVVLVIGANDTVNPSAAEDPSSPIAGMPVLRVWEAENVIVFKRSMASGYAGVQNPLFFRENSRMLFGDAKQSVEAILRALGSADPGAPPAARGGRPR is encoded by the coding sequence ATGAAAGCCAGTACGGGAATCCAGGCCGCCGACGTCGTCGCCGCGCTGCTGTTCATCATGAGCCTGGCCGGTCTGTCGCAGCACCGCACCTCGCGCTCCGGCATCCTCTTCGGCACCGCGGGCATGGCCATCGCCCTGGTGGCCACCTTCGGCTTCACCGCCGACGACATCTCCGGGTGGGGCATCGCGCTGCTGATCCTCGCGATGGCGATCGGCGCGGCCGTCGGGCTGTGGCGGGCCCGGGTGGTGGAGATGACCGGCATGCCGGAGCTGATCGCCATGCTGCACAGCTTCGTCGGCCTGGCCGCGGTGCTGGTGGGCTGGAGCAGCTACCAGGAGGTCGAGGCCAAGGGCGCGGCGCAGACCGCGATCGCGCACGACCTGCTGCGCATCCACCACGCCGAGGTGTTCATCGGCATCTTCATCGGCGCGGTCACCTTCACCGGGTCGGTCGTGGCGTTCCTGAAGCTGTCCGCGCGGATCAAGTCGCGCCCGCTGACCCTGCCGGGCAAGAACGCGCTCAACCTGGGCGCACTGGTCGCCTTCGCCGCGCTGACCGTGTGGTTCGCGGTGCACCCGGGCCGCGGGCTGCTGATCGCGGTGACGGTGCTGGCGCTGGCGCTGGGCTGGCACCTGGTGGTGTCGATCGGCGGCGGCGACATGCCGGTGGTGGTCTCGATGCTGAACAGCTACTCGGGCTGGGCCGCCGCGGCGGCCGGCTTCCTGCTGAACAACAACCTGCTGATCGTGACCGGCGCGCTGGTCGGCTCCTCCGGCGCGTACCTGTCGTACATCATGTGCAAGGCGATGAACCGGTCGTTCCTCTCGGTGATCGCCGGCGGCTTCGGCATCGAGGCGGCGGCGTCCTCGGGCGAGGAGGCCGGCGAGCACCGGGAGACCACCGCCGAGGAGGCGGCCGAGCTGCTGGCGTCGGCCGGCTCGGTGATCATCACCCCGGGCTACGGGATGGCGGTGGCGCAGGCGCAGCACCCGGTGGCCGAGCTGACCCGGGCGCTGCGCGAGCGCGGGGTGGAGGTGCGGTTCGGCGTGCACCCGGTGGCGGGCCGGCTGCCCGGCCACATGAACGTGCTGCTGGCCGAGGCGCGGGTGCCGTACGACGTGGTGCTGGAGATGGACGAGATCAACGACGATTTCGCGTCGACCGGTGTGGTGCTGGTGATCGGGGCGAACGACACGGTGAACCCGTCGGCCGCGGAGGACCCGTCGAGTCCGATCGCGGGCATGCCGGTGCTGCGGGTGTGGGAGGCGGAGAACGTCATCGTCTTCAAGCGCTCGATGGCCTCCGGCTACGCGGGCGTGCAGAACCCGCTGTTCTTCCGGGAGAACAGCCGGATGCTGTTCGGCGACGCCAAGCAGAGCGTCGAAGCGATCCTGCGGGCGCTCGGCTCCGCGGACCCCGGCGCGCCGCCGGCGGCCCGCGGCGGACGACCGCGGTGA
- a CDS encoding Re/Si-specific NAD(P)(+) transhydrogenase subunit alpha: protein MPESVPQQIGVAAETRTGETRVAATPATVRQLLRLGYEVVVESGAGAASGFTDDAYVQEGAAIGAAWRSDIVLKINAPSPEEIARLPDGATLIALLAPAQNPQLLEDLAQRDITVLSMDAVPRISRAQSMDVLSSMANIAGYRAVIEAAHVFGRFFTGQVTAAGKVPPAKVLVASAGVAGLAAIGAAGSLGAEVRATDPRPEVADQVASLGGRYLAVDVEQEQGTDGYAKATSQAYDRRAAEIYHEQAAEVDIVITTALIPGRPAPRLLTARDVAVMKPGSVIVDMAAAQGGNVEGTVPGEAVVTEGGVTILGYTDLPARLPAQASQLYGTNLVNLLKLLTPDKDGRMALDFDDVVQRAVTVVRRGELTWPPPPVQVSAAPAARAEAAAPPAAAPERRLSAPARLGLIGAGMVALFLVIAFSPAQLAENFTVFTLSVVIGYYVIGKVHHALHTPLMSVTNAISGIVVIGALLQIGRGSTAVTVLSFVAILLTSINIFGGFAVTRRMLGMFSKG, encoded by the coding sequence ATGCCGGAGTCAGTGCCACAGCAGATCGGCGTCGCGGCCGAAACCCGAACGGGTGAGACCCGCGTGGCCGCCACCCCCGCCACCGTCCGCCAACTCCTGCGCCTGGGGTACGAGGTGGTCGTCGAGTCCGGTGCGGGCGCGGCGTCCGGCTTCACCGACGACGCCTACGTCCAGGAGGGCGCCGCGATCGGCGCGGCCTGGCGGTCCGACATCGTGCTCAAGATCAACGCGCCCTCGCCGGAGGAGATCGCCCGGCTGCCCGACGGCGCGACGCTCATCGCCCTGCTCGCCCCGGCCCAGAACCCGCAGCTGCTGGAGGACCTGGCGCAACGCGACATCACCGTGCTGTCGATGGACGCGGTGCCGCGCATCTCCCGCGCCCAGTCGATGGACGTGCTCAGCTCGATGGCGAACATCGCCGGCTACCGGGCGGTGATCGAGGCCGCGCACGTCTTCGGCCGGTTCTTCACCGGCCAGGTCACCGCGGCGGGCAAGGTGCCGCCGGCCAAGGTGCTGGTGGCCAGCGCCGGCGTGGCGGGGCTGGCCGCGATCGGCGCGGCCGGCAGCCTGGGCGCCGAGGTGCGCGCCACCGACCCGCGCCCGGAGGTCGCCGACCAGGTCGCCTCCCTGGGCGGCCGGTACCTGGCGGTCGACGTGGAGCAGGAGCAGGGCACCGACGGCTATGCGAAGGCCACCTCGCAGGCGTACGACCGCCGGGCCGCGGAGATCTACCACGAACAGGCCGCCGAGGTGGACATCGTCATCACCACCGCGCTGATCCCCGGCCGCCCGGCGCCGCGGCTGCTGACCGCGCGGGACGTGGCGGTGATGAAGCCCGGCAGCGTGATCGTGGACATGGCCGCGGCGCAGGGCGGCAACGTCGAGGGCACGGTGCCGGGCGAGGCGGTGGTCACCGAGGGCGGCGTGACCATCCTCGGCTACACCGACCTGCCGGCCCGGCTGCCCGCGCAGGCGTCGCAGCTGTACGGCACCAACCTGGTCAACCTGCTGAAGCTGCTCACGCCGGACAAGGACGGCCGGATGGCGCTGGACTTCGACGACGTGGTGCAGCGCGCGGTGACCGTGGTCCGGCGCGGCGAACTCACCTGGCCCCCGCCGCCGGTGCAGGTGTCGGCGGCGCCGGCGGCGCGTGCGGAGGCCGCCGCGCCCCCGGCCGCGGCGCCCGAGCGGAGGCTGTCGGCGCCGGCCCGGCTGGGCCTGATCGGCGCGGGGATGGTGGCCCTGTTCCTGGTGATCGCCTTCTCCCCGGCGCAGCTGGCGGAGAACTTCACGGTGTTCACGCTGTCGGTGGTGATCGGCTACTACGTCATCGGCAAGGTCCACCACGCGCTGCACACCCCGCTGATGTCGGTGACCAACGCGATCTCCGGGATCGTGGTGATCGGCGCGCTGCTGCAGATCGGCCGCGGCTCGACCGCCGTCACCGTGCTGTCGTTCGTGGCGATCCTGCTCACCAGCATCAACATCTTCGGTGGGTTCGCCGTCACCCGTCGCATGCTCGGCATGTTCTCGAAAGGCTGA
- a CDS encoding sugar ABC transporter substrate-binding protein — translation MNALTRRIVVTTAAVSMALAMAACGKAGDDSKGSDKDKGGAKSIGLLLPDTVTARYERFDKPLIEAKIKELCSDCTVSYDNAGADASKQAQQVNTMITKGVKVLILDAQDAVGIRSSVQAAVDKGVKVVAYDRLAQGPVSAYVSYDNEKVGELQGQALLDALGPKATPQSKIVMINGDDADPNAAQFKAGAHKVLDGKVDIAYEQSGLWKDTVANQKVTAAITQLGKQNIAAVYSANDTMAGGIATALNGQGIKVPLTGQDADLAAIQRILTDHQTATVYKAYKPEADATAEIAVALLEGKDVTSVADTTAKSGSGQDVPAKLLTAVSVTKANIKDTVVKDGMYTVAQICTGQFAAACKAVGLQ, via the coding sequence ATGAACGCGTTGACACGACGCATCGTCGTCACGACCGCCGCCGTCTCCATGGCGCTGGCGATGGCCGCCTGCGGCAAGGCGGGGGACGACTCGAAGGGCTCGGACAAGGACAAGGGCGGGGCCAAGTCCATCGGCCTGCTGCTCCCCGACACCGTGACCGCCCGGTACGAGCGGTTCGACAAGCCGCTCATCGAGGCCAAGATCAAGGAGCTGTGCTCCGACTGCACGGTCAGCTACGACAACGCCGGCGCCGACGCGTCCAAGCAGGCCCAGCAGGTCAACACGATGATCACCAAGGGCGTCAAGGTGCTGATCCTGGACGCGCAGGACGCGGTGGGCATCCGCTCCTCGGTGCAGGCCGCGGTCGACAAGGGCGTCAAGGTGGTGGCGTACGACCGCCTCGCGCAGGGCCCGGTCTCCGCCTACGTCTCCTACGACAACGAGAAGGTCGGCGAGCTGCAGGGGCAGGCGCTGCTGGACGCGCTCGGCCCGAAGGCCACCCCGCAGTCGAAGATCGTGATGATCAACGGCGACGACGCGGACCCCAACGCCGCGCAGTTCAAGGCCGGCGCGCACAAGGTCCTGGACGGCAAGGTCGACATCGCCTACGAGCAGAGCGGCCTGTGGAAGGACACCGTGGCGAACCAGAAGGTGACCGCGGCCATCACCCAGCTGGGCAAGCAGAACATCGCCGCGGTGTACTCCGCCAACGACACCATGGCCGGCGGCATCGCGACCGCCCTGAACGGCCAGGGCATCAAGGTCCCGCTGACCGGGCAGGACGCCGACCTCGCGGCCATCCAGCGCATCCTGACCGATCACCAGACGGCGACGGTCTACAAGGCGTACAAGCCGGAGGCCGACGCCACCGCCGAGATCGCCGTCGCCCTGCTGGAGGGCAAGGACGTCACGTCGGTCGCCGACACCACCGCCAAGTCCGGCTCCGGCCAGGACGTGCCGGCCAAGCTGCTCACCGCGGTGTCGGTGACCAAGGCCAACATCAAGGACACGGTGGTCAAGGACGGCATGTACACCGTGGCGCAGATCTGCACCGGCCAGTTCGCCGCGGCCTGCAAGGCCGTCGGCCTCCAGTAG
- a CDS encoding CGNR zinc finger domain-containing protein, translating to MAAADLRGAAPSLASVALVNECAYHAPPAPRLELTAAPDAGSRALAVRLPPLTGRHLLSLVARDLLALMADPRLRARLRECEAPRCRMLYLDTTAGGRRRWCSMRVCGNRAKAARHRGLSGAAGRAVYSSQQP from the coding sequence GTGGCGGCGGCGGACCTGCGCGGCGCCGCGCCCTCCCTCGCCTCGGTCGCGCTGGTCAACGAGTGCGCGTACCACGCCCCGCCCGCGCCGCGTCTGGAGCTGACCGCCGCGCCGGACGCCGGGTCCCGCGCCCTGGCGGTCCGGCTCCCGCCGCTGACGGGTCGTCATCTGCTCTCGCTGGTGGCCCGCGACCTGCTCGCGCTGATGGCGGACCCGCGGCTGCGCGCGCGGCTGCGCGAGTGCGAGGCGCCGCGGTGCCGGATGCTGTACCTGGACACGACGGCCGGCGGTAGGCGCCGCTGGTGCTCGATGCGGGTGTGCGGCAACCGGGCCAAGGCCGCCCGCCATCGCGGTCTGTCGGGGGCGGCGGGCCGCGCGGTCTACTCCTCTCAGCAACCGTGA
- a CDS encoding ketopantoate reductase family protein yields the protein MTALDGRRAAVRIAVVGAGGVGGYFGARLAAAGGPGETVLVARGRHLEAIRARGLRVRSPLGDVTVPSEAVVATPREVGHADLVIVAVKLWDTEEAARQVLPLAEAGAAVLSLQNGVDKDDVMRRVLPPRSLLGGVSYISAAIGEPGVVEHHAPLQKLVFGEFDGSASKRVSELLQRCLDAGIDAAAHPDIERVIWEKFVFLVGLSAATAAVRQPIGVVRSDPGARSLLHDVMREAAEVGRARGVDLDPGFADERLAFCDSLPAAMTASMYRDLVQGNRLELPWLSGAVARLGREAGVPVPRNKAVADILSPYVAGAPAPVE from the coding sequence GTGACGGCACTCGACGGAAGGAGGGCCGCGGTGCGGATCGCGGTGGTGGGCGCGGGGGGCGTCGGCGGGTACTTCGGGGCGCGGCTGGCCGCGGCGGGCGGCCCCGGCGAGACGGTCCTGGTGGCGCGCGGCCGGCATCTGGAGGCGATCCGGGCCCGTGGTCTGAGGGTGCGCAGTCCGCTGGGCGACGTCACCGTGCCGTCCGAGGCGGTGGTGGCCACACCGCGGGAGGTCGGGCACGCCGATCTGGTGATCGTCGCGGTCAAGCTGTGGGACACCGAGGAGGCGGCGCGGCAGGTGCTGCCGCTGGCCGAGGCGGGCGCGGCGGTGCTCTCGCTGCAGAACGGCGTCGACAAGGACGACGTGATGCGCCGCGTGCTGCCGCCGCGGTCGCTGCTGGGCGGGGTGTCCTACATCTCGGCGGCGATCGGCGAGCCGGGCGTGGTCGAGCACCACGCGCCGCTGCAGAAGCTGGTGTTCGGGGAGTTCGACGGCTCCGCGAGCAAGCGGGTGTCGGAGCTGCTCCAGCGGTGTCTGGACGCCGGCATCGACGCGGCGGCGCACCCGGACATCGAGCGGGTGATCTGGGAGAAGTTCGTGTTCCTCGTGGGGCTGTCGGCGGCCACCGCCGCCGTCCGGCAGCCGATCGGGGTGGTCCGCTCGGACCCGGGCGCGCGGTCGCTGCTGCACGACGTGATGCGGGAGGCCGCCGAGGTCGGCCGGGCCCGGGGCGTGGACCTGGACCCGGGGTTCGCCGACGAGCGGCTGGCGTTCTGCGACAGCCTGCCGGCCGCCATGACGGCCTCGATGTACCGCGACCTGGTCCAGGGCAACCGGCTCGAACTGCCGTGGCTGAGCGGGGCGGTGGCCCGGCTAGGCCGGGAGGCGGGCGTCCCGGTGCCGCGCAACAAGGCCGTCGCGGACATCCTCTCCCCGTATGTGGCGGGCGCTCCGGCCCCGGTCGAGTAA
- a CDS encoding aldo/keto reductase gives MPTAPLHTLDDGTALPALGLGTYPMDDAEAERAVAQAVAHGYRLVDSAANYRNEAGVGRGVLAAGVPREEIVVTTKLPGRDHGYEQTLRSFEQSRKRLGLDYVDLYLIHWPLPRVDAYVDSWRAMVKLREEGAVRSIGVSNFTAEHIDRLERETGVLPSVNQIEMHPLFPQAELRAALAAKGIAVESWSPLGRGSDLLEDRAVRAVARAHERTPAQVVLRWHVQSGAVPLPKSADPGRQRDNLAVFDFTLDEREMASIASHTPHRLGGDPRHHEEF, from the coding sequence ATGCCCACAGCTCCGCTCCACACGCTCGACGACGGAACGGCGCTGCCCGCGCTCGGACTCGGCACGTATCCCATGGACGACGCCGAGGCGGAGCGCGCGGTGGCGCAGGCCGTCGCGCACGGCTACCGGCTGGTCGACTCGGCGGCCAACTACCGCAACGAGGCGGGCGTCGGCCGCGGCGTCCTGGCCGCCGGCGTGCCGCGCGAGGAGATCGTCGTCACCACCAAGCTGCCCGGCCGCGACCACGGCTACGAGCAGACGCTGCGGTCGTTCGAACAGTCCCGCAAGCGGCTGGGCCTGGACTACGTGGACCTCTATCTCATCCACTGGCCGCTGCCGCGCGTCGACGCCTACGTCGACTCGTGGCGGGCGATGGTCAAGCTGCGCGAGGAGGGAGCGGTCCGCTCGATCGGGGTCTCCAACTTCACCGCGGAGCACATCGACCGGCTGGAGCGGGAGACCGGGGTGCTGCCGTCGGTGAACCAGATCGAAATGCATCCGCTGTTCCCGCAGGCGGAGTTGCGCGCCGCGCTCGCCGCCAAGGGGATCGCGGTGGAGAGCTGGAGCCCGCTCGGGCGCGGCAGCGACCTGCTGGAGGACCGCGCGGTGCGGGCCGTCGCGCGGGCCCACGAGCGCACGCCCGCGCAGGTGGTGCTGCGCTGGCACGTCCAGTCGGGTGCGGTGCCGCTGCCGAAGTCCGCCGACCCCGGCCGCCAGCGGGACAACCTGGCGGTCTTCGACTTCACCCTGGACGAGCGGGAGATGGCGTCGATCGCCTCCCACACCCCGCACCGCCTCGGCGGCGACCCGCGGCACCACGAGGAGTTCTGA
- a CDS encoding cellulose-binding protein, which yields MRSSPPRPVPGRRSRPPARRRPALLAALAVISGTALLWAAAQVSAPAATPRSGAATSPAAAHAAAAAGAPRAAHADVVGNATHFDGLGQPYGGCGLPQAELDSPDFVALNVFNTPGDYASYPRPVPPAQASRIGAFDNGRNCGRWVRVTIGDYCTGVNDGAPGQPFCRNGSWIPDSYDGATLTMLVADSCADANAWCRDDPNHLDLVTSSLGRFTQGGVPVSGLADHWNNRHVSWSYVPAPNYSGDIRIGFLQGAQRWWGAVAVSHLPNGVHGVQYLADGTWHDAQPDSDMGHAFVLAPTTSGGTDFSIRVRDASDAYLFDGRVYDFSLPAACANSCSAPYTAAAYTTR from the coding sequence ATGCGCTCTTCCCCGCCCCGGCCCGTCCCCGGCCGGCGGTCGCGCCCGCCCGCACGCCGCCGTCCCGCCCTGCTGGCCGCGCTCGCCGTGATCAGCGGCACCGCGCTGCTGTGGGCGGCGGCGCAGGTGTCGGCGCCCGCCGCCACCCCGCGGTCCGGCGCGGCCACCTCCCCGGCCGCCGCCCACGCCGCCGCGGCGGCCGGCGCTCCCCGCGCCGCGCACGCCGACGTCGTCGGCAACGCCACCCACTTCGACGGCCTCGGCCAGCCCTACGGCGGCTGCGGCCTGCCGCAGGCCGAGCTGGACTCGCCGGACTTCGTCGCCCTCAACGTCTTCAACACCCCCGGCGACTACGCGAGTTACCCACGTCCGGTGCCGCCCGCCCAGGCCTCGCGGATCGGCGCCTTCGACAACGGCCGCAACTGCGGGCGCTGGGTGCGGGTCACCATCGGCGACTACTGCACCGGGGTCAACGACGGCGCGCCCGGCCAGCCGTTCTGCCGGAACGGCTCGTGGATCCCGGACTCCTACGACGGCGCGACGCTGACCATGCTGGTCGCCGACAGCTGCGCCGACGCCAACGCCTGGTGCCGCGACGACCCGAACCACCTGGACCTGGTGACCTCGTCGCTGGGCCGCTTCACCCAGGGCGGCGTCCCCGTCAGCGGCCTCGCCGACCACTGGAACAACCGGCACGTGTCCTGGTCCTACGTGCCCGCCCCGAACTACAGCGGCGACATCAGGATCGGCTTCCTGCAGGGCGCCCAGCGCTGGTGGGGCGCCGTCGCCGTCTCCCACCTGCCCAACGGCGTCCACGGCGTGCAGTACCTGGCCGACGGGACCTGGCACGACGCGCAGCCGGACAGCGACATGGGGCACGCGTTCGTCCTCGCCCCCACCACCTCCGGCGGCACCGACTTCAGCATCAGGGTCCGCGACGCCTCCGACGCCTACCTCTTCGACGGCCGCGTCTACGACTTCTCGCTCCCGGCCGCCTGCGCGAACTCCTGCTCCGCGCCCTACACCGCGGCGGCCTACACCACGCGGTGA
- a CDS encoding cellulose binding domain-containing protein: protein MRTARDRLRSRLPRRPRLWLLLLAAAALFVPAAAAIPASGAAATGGCSVTYTVNEWAGGFTAQVRLTNLGPAVSSWQLGWTYGGDQHVTSAWNATVTQSGAAVTAVNAAYNGTLATGGSVDFGLQGTWQSADPAPSAFTLGGAPCDGGTPPTSPPTSPPTSPPTSPPTSPPTSPPADCGSAVICSGFEDQSGGTPSGDWQFTAPDCQGTGTVTVDSAVAHTGNKSLRVDGKAGYCNHAFVASTHDLSTVGPVVYVRLWVRHTTALPTSHVAFVSMPDSSQGGRALRIGGQNGALQWNRETDDATLPAQSPAGVALSSPLPTGSWQCLRFAIDTSSGHLDTWLNGQQVPGLHMDGVPTQDVDQQWLSRTTPPRPTALRLGWESYATGDDTLWFDDVAVGSSPVGC from the coding sequence ATGCGTACCGCACGCGACCGGCTCCGGTCGCGCTTACCCCGCCGCCCGCGCCTGTGGCTGCTGCTGCTCGCCGCGGCGGCCCTGTTCGTGCCCGCGGCGGCGGCGATCCCGGCCAGCGGGGCCGCCGCGACCGGCGGCTGTTCGGTGACCTACACCGTCAACGAGTGGGCCGGCGGCTTCACCGCGCAGGTCCGGCTGACCAACCTCGGCCCGGCGGTGAGCAGTTGGCAGCTCGGCTGGACTTACGGCGGCGACCAGCACGTCACCTCGGCGTGGAACGCCACCGTCACCCAGAGCGGCGCCGCCGTCACCGCGGTCAACGCCGCGTACAACGGCACGCTGGCCACCGGCGGTTCGGTGGACTTCGGCCTCCAGGGCACCTGGCAGTCGGCCGACCCCGCGCCGAGCGCGTTCACCCTGGGCGGCGCGCCCTGCGACGGCGGCACGCCGCCCACCTCTCCCCCGACCTCTCCCCCGACCTCGCCGCCCACCTCGCCGCCGACCAGTCCCCCGACGTCGCCGCCCGCGGACTGCGGCAGCGCGGTGATCTGCTCCGGCTTCGAGGACCAGTCGGGCGGCACGCCGTCGGGCGACTGGCAGTTCACCGCGCCGGACTGCCAGGGCACCGGCACCGTCACGGTGGACTCCGCGGTCGCGCACACCGGCAACAAGTCGCTGCGGGTGGACGGCAAGGCGGGCTACTGCAACCACGCCTTCGTCGCCTCCACCCACGACCTGTCGACCGTCGGCCCGGTGGTCTACGTGCGGCTGTGGGTGCGCCACACCACGGCGCTGCCGACCTCGCACGTGGCCTTCGTGTCGATGCCGGACTCCTCGCAGGGCGGCCGGGCGCTGCGGATCGGCGGCCAGAACGGCGCCCTGCAGTGGAACCGGGAGACCGACGACGCCACCCTGCCGGCCCAGAGTCCGGCCGGGGTGGCGCTCAGCAGCCCGCTGCCGACCGGCAGTTGGCAGTGCCTGCGGTTCGCGATCGACACCTCGTCCGGCCATCTGGACACCTGGCTGAACGGCCAGCAGGTGCCGGGCCTGCACATGGACGGCGTGCCGACGCAGGACGTCGACCAGCAGTGGCTGAGCCGGACCACGCCGCCGCGCCCGACCGCGCTGCGGCTGGGCTGGGAGAGCTACGCCACCGGTGACGACACGCTCTGGTTCGACGACGTCGCGGTGGGCTCCTCGCCCGTCGGCTGCTGA